CTTTTGTGTCTGGAATATATAAGCTTTGGAAATGTTGTTTAGGCAGTTGTTCTCGTACGTTCGCTTGAACTAAAACTCTGAGAAGCTTAACATAAACCCTAACTGCATCTTCTGACATGTCGTTTGACTCATTTCGCTCCTGAACTGATGACAACACTTGCATTGTCGCCTCAACAGAGCACTGTTCGTGTATTCCCAGCAAAGTCATAAATCCTTTCAAAGTTCTCAAGTGAACTGCCGTGTTCAAACCATACAAATAAGGACTGCAATCCTCTGATAGGTCAAGGAAAAGCTGACAAGGTTGGATGAATTGTCCATTCAGTAATATAAGTTTCTCTCCGGAATATGCAGCCGCAACTTGCAAAATTTCTTCAAGCTGTTCATCATCGTATGCATTCTGCTTAAATGTTTTATCTaagtatttgtatattttcatgGTAGTTTTATCGAGAATGTCTAGTTCATCTGCAACTGGACCTTTCTCATCAAAACATTGACAAATAGTCTTCAGATTTTCTAAAATAGTTTTAAGATCTACCCCATCCTCCTCTATAACACCTAATTCTTTAATAAATTTGTTATCTATGCCATATGGAAGACTTGATCTATCTAAAACTGGCTCTAATGAACAAACAAGTTCCAGGATAGACTCTGCATGTAAATTTGTTGGACATTCAAATAGTAAAGGAAtgcattcattttcatttttagaacATCCTTGCTCTGTGGAATCAAGTTTTTCCCCTCCCCAGATTATATTCCAGTGTCTCGGCCTTCTCTTGACAGGGAGAAACTTTATTGCTTGAAGTTCGGtcaaaagtttttcatttgtcatgATGTTTTCACGGTGTTTGTAGATGTAAGAAACAAACTTTCTACTTCGATCTAATGCACGAGTCAAATCTGTATTTGCGAGTGACTGGATTGAATGTGCTCTGTCAATTACCATTTTGTCTGAAAGTTCGCCTGTAATCATACCTAGCTTGTACAATGCATCTAACCGCTCTTGTGTGTCGTATCGCACATATGTTAAATCAACAAATCGTTCATCGTTCACTTCAAATAAAGGCCCTAATAATCCGTGTTTATCAATTGTTTCATTAGGACATCTAAAACGTCTGTTTGGAGCTGTAGGAATGCAACAAGTTGATTTCATTAAGTGAAATAGATCTTCGGATCTTCTACAAACATCTAATGCAAAAAGAATCAACTGGTCATTCGTAGATGAATCCCTGTTACTGGATGTCAGAAATGGAAAAACAACAACAGAATAAAACGAAACTACGCTTAAAATTCGTTCCTTAAATGCACTATCACATCCATAATTCTTGAAACAGtttccaatatttttttgtaaacgtaTAATTGTAATTTCGtcattttcaaaatgttcaaTGCACATTTGAAACGCCTTTTCGGAAAACTCAGCTTCCATCAAAACTGGATCTAAAAATTTAGAGCGATTAAGGCAAACAGATTTGTCGCCTCGTCTGAAAACAACAGGTTGTTTTAATGTATCTGATATGGTTCTATAAAATGATTCCTTAAGTAGTGCAAAAATTCCTTGTTCCATGTCTTCCACAGGCCACTGTTTAAAGTAATGCTCATTAGGATCAATAGTCAGGTTAGGCAAATGTTCCAGGAATGTAATATAAGCACGACAAATAGCATCAGATATAAGTGCTTCATTCCATTCACTGTCGAATGAATCCTTGTCGTCTGTCGTTTTACAAGACAGACGTCGGCGATCTGAACTGACAGCAAATGATCCATTAATATGTACAGGGAATTTACTTTCTACCGGTAATGGAAGGTAACAGAAGAGATGGCTGTTCTGATAAAATCCAAATGGAGATTTCTCCAATGAAGAGGTGCTGTATGTATCTTCATCTTGTTTTTCCAAAAGACAAGCAACACTACCAAGTGGCAATACACCTTTTTTTCTAGAATTCAATGCCATCATTTTGCTCCTTTCAACGCCTGAGGCCCAGGTTACCAGCCATGTTGATTTCGAAGAATAACCAGTTATATCTAATTCTTTTAAATTGTTGTCTGCATTTATAAGTATTTCTTGCAAAATACTCTTTGATATTGTCATTAACTCATGATGTCTGTTTCTTTTGGCTACTCGCAGACTTTCAGCCATGTCTCGTAACACTGTTATTTCATTTCCAGTATATATGCTTTTTCCAAACGGCTTCTCAATCGTATGTTTCAGCTGCCGATGCGCAGAATACAGTAGAACTGCTTCTCTCGGGTCGGTTTTGGTGGCAGGTAAGTgataaaattcaatttcatttacattttgGGTAAACAACAACAAATTTCCACATGcctttacaaatatttcaataagcTCCACCATCTCCTTACGATTGTAAACTTTGTCACTTATCTCACTTGGCGCCCTGGCTTGTTCCTCTGTTCTCAACGGAAACCTAAACAAAGTTCCGTTCAACTGCATGTTTCCTTTTTCGGGGTTGAGATTACAACCAAATACCTCATTATATGGTTCAAACTGTGATTTCATTCTTTTTAAAACTGACTGATTTGTCCTTGTGTCAATTTTAATCCCCGGTTGATTCTTATTCCTAAGGGCAGAACCTAGGTATGTGGTATGTGGATCAAATATCACTATCTGGTTACCAGACACAAAGCTTGGTACCTCTGTTAAGTTGTAGACAGAACAAAATCCCAATCCAAATTTTCCTATTTTTGAGCTATCGTCTTCTTTTGTTGCTCCACTTAATTTAGTGATGTTTTCAAAGTCCTTTTGGGAAAAAGTAGCGTCGTTGTATGCCCATAAGGCTGGTCCTTGACATTTTGCCATATTGCAGTCAAGTAGTTTTgttctaaattgtttattttcacGTTCGTCATACATGAAAGTGACCTTCGTAGCACCTGCGTCATCGGCATTTTGCACAATTTCTTTTGGTACTGATAGTCCATCTTTGTAATCCTTTATCAGATTTTTTATCCTTCTTGTTAGAGGTTCAGTTTGTCCCCACTCTTCAATGCCTTCTGTATCCTCAAGTAATTTATCTGTAAGCGACGGTACACCAAGCTTCACTGCCGTGTCATGAGATATATCAGGGTGTACATAATATATCTCGTCGCCATCTTCTTCTGCTGCTCCCTTAAGCCAGTCGTCGTTGCAATAGTTGCATTCGTTTGCTGGTTTTAGTATAACCCTTCCTGCAGTATAAGTATGTACTGGAATCAGGACTTTTTCATCAATATCATCACATTCTTTCAAACTGTTCAATATTTTCATACATAGATGAAGATCACTTTTTGATTCTCGTTCATTCTGGTATCCGCCTTCGTATTTGTCTTGAATCATCTGTAGAACTCTCAATAACAGATCTGTATCTTGACAATTCACACAGTTCATTCGACTGAAAAACTGTATCAGCTTTGGTGTCCTGAATTCTGGAGGCAATGAAAATAGATAAGGTTGTAACAAGATGTCGGAGTCTTTGATTTCTATAACTATATTGCATGATGGTTCAAAGCCGAATCCAGTCCAAATCCATTTTTCTGATTTAAGAGGTGTAACCTCGCTGGCTCTACTATAATTTACAGATAAGAAGTTGTAAATTTGATTAATTAATGGTAGAAGGTGGGGTTTGTACTTGTCCTCGTATAGCCGAATGATGATAAACAGCTGTTCTATTACACTTTTGAtggttggtgtttttttccaactGAATACTCTACACAATTCAGGTGTGACATCTTTTTGTATTACAGGCTGAACGCTTCCGATGAGAAGAACGAATTGGTGATGGATTAGTTCTGATGGCTTACAAAATGAGAATGAAGATTCAAACCAGGGTAACATATCAGGAAAGTTTTCCATTCTACAGCTCGGTTTTATGAAATGCACGTTCATGAGCTTTTCTGATAGATTAGTCTGTCCTGTAATGCTTCGCAAAAGCTGTGGATTTTTCTGGAGAAAATCAAACAATTGCGACGATCTTCGATCTTGGGCGTCTTCATTTGGTTTTGACTCTATGTATTTTGCACATTCTAAGATGTCATTAGCATTCACCTCACAGCCTGTTTTGAGTCCCAATTTTCGTACTTGTTTCAGAGTGATAGGACATTTTGTCATATTTGGAAAACGGGCTTGATCTATTATGATCCATTTCAAATCAGCATCTTCTGGATCAAACAGTTCTTTAGCTTTTTTCATTTCTCCACGGCCATTTGTAACGAACTTTATGTTTCTTGCGATGTCTAAAATTTGTAGttggttttcaaatgttttaaacttATTCATTACAAATTTCATCATCAAGTTCATCTCATTGTGAGAATAAATGCTTCCTCTTTGTAAGCGATCCATTATGTCGATAACTACCTCTTCCATACCTCTAGTAGGCACTTGCAGGTTTAACAAAGCTTTGTGAAAATGTCCAGAGTAAACCAACGATTCTTTTTGATATTTGATCGGCAATTCTTCTGTCTCTGCCATGACGTTTACTTCACTTGAGGACACGCTTCGTCCACTAttcttttctttgaaaatttgtaGTTTTGATATAAACTTTGTTACATTGGAACTAAAATACGAACTTGTCGCGATGTACTTTGCAAATTCTGTTCGCTCTTTTTCTGTACaggttttattaaatttttgtatagcTTGGCCGCTATTACGTTGTAGGGTGACATCTTCTAACATGTTGAAAACATTTTCAACTGTTGGAAAATATATAATCTTGTTTATGTCGTCATGGTTTATAATTGACTTTGGTAGTGTGTCCACTGTTACGATGCTAAGGTAACTCAATGCTTTACAAACTGCGTCAGGTAAATCTGTGTAGCCATGATAAGTCTTCAGTAGAACTTTAGTTGATAGTTTGTACAGAAAGTCTTTGCCTTGTGAACAGCTTGGTAGAAGATGTAAATTACAGAAATCGTCTATATCATAAGATTGTAAAAACTTCCAAACATTCGTCAACCATTTCTTACCAGCAACTGTGCTTGTGGATGTTTTCCAGGGTAAAGCATGATCAGTTGTTTTGCCATTGTATTTTCTGATAGTGCCAAGAAGAAGAGTTGCTATGTCATCAGTTGACAGGTCTTGCATTGTACAAAGCTGGTACTCATcttaagaaaagaaaatgaaatcttGTGACTTTAaggaaattatcaaaaaaaaatatgtgttttattCACTTTTGTTCATTTAACTTTGTCTTCCTTGGTGTAATACATTTATTCTGTAATGGTATAGGTTTAAAATGATTGAGAAGAAACAATAATCAAAGCTACTTTTAAACTACTTTCAAAACATATACTCACTATTCTCTGCCATTTGTACGAGTAGTCTGTACAACTCTGTTTGAAGCCCATGTTTGCAGAAAACATCTTCTTGTCCTGGAAAGAGTTCCATTTCTTCTTGACATACTATAATCCGTTTGTCCCGTCCTCTATTTCCAAATAATGTAAAACTGCCATTCTGTAAAGGAAGCAGTTCAAGACCAACTAGACTGAGGCTTTTCCTTGCTGAGAGAATGAAATGAAGTatatcaagtttttcattaatgGTCATTTTCTTGTATTTAGCATCAGTCTTCAGGAAATTAAGGATAAACTTTGGCGTCAACTTCTGTACTGAGTGATCCCTGTGTCTGATCATAGACGTCACATGTTCTGGTACGTTGACAAGATTGATGTTATATCGGTCAACAAGTCGTACAATTGTTTCCTCCACATCTGTAATGtatatttaaaattagtttggTTTGAGAGTTTTGGTTTCACAGAGTGTCATTATACCATGAAATCGTTTTACATTGTACATTTTGGAAtcgaatttataaaataataaaataatgttctGGTACGCTGAGTATccattttaaaaatttagattatcttttatataattttttttttaatcatatgttACTAGTATCTTATTGTGGAATTAACAGTAAATGTTGAAACTCGTACATGTATATGGTTTTTCATCAAATGTTAAGATTTCAGTGTTACTGATGAAGATTAAtctagaaaagaaaatgaaatatcatAGTGATTTTGTTAAGTATCATAGTGTGTTTGTTAAGTAATTTATTACAGTAAAGTTCCTATCATTTATTGCGTGTGTAGACATGCTTAGAATTTTGAAGCTACAAACCTTCCGGTGTGTCCtcattaaaaatgttataaacggCATCTTCTGATTTTATCCAGTTACCGCCATTGTTCTCTGTATACAAGAACGCTGTTTGTAAAAGTCGGCTATATAAGGGATTGAGAATGATTGCCCAGTCGTTGGTTATTCTTCTGTGATCTGGTATACATATGTAAGTAATTTGAAGTTTATCTCTTACATTGTTATTGCTGTTGCTcatttttattgtttcgttgatTAACATTTGGTATGCCTCTGCCAACACTTCAATGACTAAGCATTTGTTCCATCTGATCGTTTTATCCATGTGAGCTTTGTTTTTGGTTTGATCTGCAGTTGGCCATTTCACATGACGCCTGTTTTGAGTAAGTGCAAAATATCCATTCACATGTACCGGAAACCCGGTCAAACTTTCATTTTGTAATGGAAGTGGCATCAGGCAAAATACATGACCTTTGAACTCTGGGTCGTGAAATAAAGGCAGACCCAAACTCACGTAAGGGCTATAGGATAACGTCTCGTCTTGGGATAATGTCTTCAATTCTTTTGACATGTCGCCACCTTTATAGAAGTGCATTACGTACCATTCGTTCTCAGTGTGTTGTTCATTTagttctttcatttttattttcatattataagaAGTCATGAAACTTTTTTCTGCCAAACTATTCCCAACAGATTTCATAAACTCGTACAATTGTTTTCTCTTCTTGCGGACATCATGTATATAACTGTCCGATATGTTTACCGTGAATATTGGCAAATCTTCACCTGAAGGTAACTCACTGACATTCTTTGTATATAGCTCTATTCTTTCTAAACACTTAAGGAACAATAGTTCAACTGACGCCTCTGATTGAAATGCTCTGAAAAGGTCACCAATCTTCGCTTCATCATAAACATTGTCTGACAACAAAGTTGGCTTTGAACGCAATGGAAACCGAAAAAATGTACCAGTAAACTTCCCAGACTTCAATGTATCTTTTGAAAACCCGAATATTCCCTCTAAAGCTGAAAGGCAGTCTAATATGTCCATCTCTGTATACCTATCTAGCTTTTTCAATTTCATCAGAATACATACACGTTCAGGTGTAGTTTGGTGTGGATCTAATATCAGCATCTTGTTTTTACTAATAATCATTGGATAatctaataataataaaatacattaacGTTGTTTATATGAGGCTATATTTTtcacaacaattttttttaaatgatatacatgtaatttataaCCTAGGTAATACACGTCTGTtagtaatatattttatttgcgtGATTGATCAGTGAGTAGTTTGTATCCTTTGCTTGACTTTTATGTGGAATAATTTAAGTCCTTAACTTGATGTTTACCCttatcatgtataaatataaaaaataagaagaggtggtattattgtcaatgaaacaactatacGCCAGAGACCAAATAATGTAGAAGTAAGCAAATACAAGTCACCGTACATGCCGTACGGCCTAtcgcaatgagcaaaaccaacaCTGCATTCTAGTAGTAAATGGTAACTTTGTATAAAGATCATTAACTTTACAATACACTAAGTATGCTATAAAATGTGATATATAAGCAAAGGTTTGAGTATATATCTAGAAGGCGTTTATAAATTTTCCCTTAATTCTATATTTATTAATTCCGGTGTTTAATTAATAATGACGAGGAACGATGTGGTCTGGACTACTATGTCATATATAccgaatatatatataattcgtctaaatagcccaacatgtacaatgtaagttCTGTAAATTCTTTCCCTGTCTGGGATTCGAACTCTATCTACTGATATATCGTGGCACCCTTGCACTATGCcggacgcgctagaccactcgaccacctaggctctacaCACTATATTAACATCTACAATATGACTTTTTCGTTTTCAACTATTCTTTTCACTTTAAATTGACGGATCAATGTACCATTGAGATTCGTCATCAGTCTTTTATTCTACATTCTAACGGGAAAATATACACTTCATTATGActaaattttacatttgttttatataacgTCATCAGTAAATGATATCCTACCCGTTATATGAAACACAGACTTGAATCCCAGTCCATATCGTCCAATCTTTACTGAATCGAATTCTTTAACACTGCTGTTAATCATCTGAATACCTTCCCAATCTTCCTTGGTAAACTGAGCATTGTTGTACACACATAGGGCTGGACCCTGTAAAAGTAAAGTTGTAGAGAGGATCACaggaaatgatttaaaattttcatttcttcaattttgttatttcacaaaCTGGCGATtcatattcaaaaaaaaataatttttaaatgaaaaaaaatatatgtcccAAAATTCATGGTATGATTTTAAAgtcagttcatttatatgttttggagttaagtatggcctccattatcactgaactagtatacattattatttaggggccagctgaaacaaGTATTCGGGTGCGAGATATTTTCGTTACGTTGAAGACCGATTTCAAGCCTTCGGTTGTGGTTTGGTTTTTTTgcttttaataaaaacattaaagatCAATTGTACGAACATAGTTATAGTGAATAAGCTCAGCACAAAGAAACGGGATATATTACAAAAGCCGAAACTTTTTTTAGGATAAATCACTACTTTAAGAATCtagactgattgattgattgatgtggtTGCTTTACGCCACATCAGTGAATATATATCATCAGAGAAATACTAGTTTTACCGTTTAAATAACCAGGTTCAAAAAACATGTTACTTAAATATAGATTCTTGCACCATCAACACATGCTTTATCAAAGATTCAGCAGTAGAAATCTCAATGACGTTTATCTCCGATCTGTGGTATTTCagaaatgtacaaaaaaacaGAGTTTGCGTTCATCTTTTCCGGAAATCGCTTTTTAAAGCTTTAAGTTAGTATATAACTACAGATTCTATGTTACATTTCACTAGGATTAGCTTTACCATTTATTAAATCATTTTACCTTGAAGTATTTGGTGAAGGGTTTTTGTTCTACACTATCATCATTCACAGATCGTCCATCGAACAAAACCTTCATCTCCGATGCTTCGGCGTCCTCCGCATTTTGGATTATTTCCTGAAAATTTAGTTGCTTTAGATCTTATTATCAATATGATGTTACCACAGTTATCTGTCCTATTTATTActtaatagaaaatttaatatgcttttattttgtatgatttaaatgataaatttgcATTACAAATATTCCTTTTTAGAATTGTATTACCATGGCTACTAAACTAACAATAAGATAGCCAAatatcttgcacgtaaaagacgcccgtgtagatttcgaaaaaaagagcaggctaatgccgctacaaggtaTAGCTCGCACGCGCAAGGTgtaaagggattaatataagtttaaataacttgtttcctaatccactTTAAacgaatatgtttaaattaaattaacaatGAATCAGTTTTCTAGTGAAAGTTTATCTTGAATGGTTTGGGCTATACTGTTTCAATAGTTTTAGTTTACATGTCAGCTATATTTTATGATTTTGGGTCCAAATCTTTTGTTCTTGCGTGATCTTGATGGATCTTTTTGGGGTTGAATATAAGTTGTAGTTTGAAAAACATGTATTAATGTAGTTTGtcctttattaaaaaaagaaaggaaataaaacattttgttttataccTTGAGTATCTGGCCATCATCAGGATATTCATCAAGAATTTTCTTCAGTTGTTTTATTAGAGGTGGTTGTTTCATTGATGAGTAAATAGGTCCATCATCACCTGACCCGTCACTGCTGTCGTCATCGTCATTCGGTTCCATCTTAATATCTTCTTGTGCCGCCTATAAATGCAAAATAAGAAGATTAAATTATTCATGTAATTATTGTTctgtggttgttgtttttttgtctttcGATGATGTGTTCGAGGCTGCTTAAATTCACCAAGAACGAACGCCTTGTCGCATTCCAATGCTCTTTATTCAAAGTATTGGAAAACAAAGTAGGCGTTTGACAGATCCTAAAAGTAATATTTATTGACAAACAAGAAGCAGGATGCAGGTGTCCTGTAGCTCGGTCAAGACTCTAAAAATGCTTTGCATCAATTAAGCGGCGAGACGAAATGCTAATCTGACTGACATCGATGAATATCAGTTTAAAATCCTGCGTACAAAGAAATCTCTATTAAGCATATACTAGTATGAATCGATTAAAATTATGCCGAAATTAGGTCTTAAAACATCAATAAATTGCAGAACAATGTATTTGCTTGGATCGAAGTACAACATTTAAACATCAAATGTCATTATCAAAAGTATAAATCAATAATACACTGATAATTTCTATATATCGTATGATATGAAAATGAAAGTATGTCTGCATGTACCTCATGATTAATATAAAACTGCTTTTATTTGATAGTGAGTGAAAGGGTTCACTTTCTAAACctatttatttctaaaaagtaaatgtcattttttcccaaatagcaaaaagtaaaatctacaatttaaattttgaaagagtTTTAACTGTTTCAGAACTTCATTGTGCAATATTTTTATCTACTCCAATGTTTAAATGTTACTATACATGGGTATGTAAACATAGACAAGTAAACGatcatttattttctaaatttaatttgttcaataaataaaactattctgTATGCCAAAAAAAGAACAGACAAGTAAAATACACTACCCTAGTGCATTAAGGTCTCTCATTTGTTTGTGTCATATGTGAACTCTCATTGCATATTGTTTTTCACACAATTTATGTTTTGGTATCTGTTAtagtgttttgaattttcctcggagttcagtatttttgtgattttacttttgaaatttcCTATACGTTTAGACTCTGTTttgcaaaaatgaattttaaaaaatggcCAACCTCCATTGCGAAATCATATATGCAAACTTTTCAAAACCTAcatgaaaagggggaggggtagtaatacatgttttaaacatGTCTTACGTATATCTAACGAAATAAAGTGTGATTTTTAAAGAGTGTTTGTGTGCTTAGTGCCATTAAACTCGTGTATATCATATAATTACTAATCCACTATTTCTattaaatgcctgtaccaagttaggaatatgacagttattatccatccgtttgatgtgtttggtcttttgatttaaacatttgattacggacttttcgttttgaatttcctcagaGTTCTGTGtatttatcattttactttttaatacataatcATGTATCGCAATCCATTCATTTACATTCGCAGTCTTGTCAATACGCGTTTAACAAGGTCTTACATTTTCGGACTGGTTATAACGTCTTTACATTCGGACCGTTCGTGTTGTACCGATTGAGATTCTAAACTGGGAGTATGATAggttattaagtctcccaaacaaagtttggagacttattgtttttgctttcttcttcttcttcttcttcttcttcttcttcttcttccgccactttaaaaaatgaacttttccGCAGCGTTTCCCAAAAACCGCTTGTCAGAATGACTTAGGATTccataaaatggtagactaatacgactaggtgagccatcaatctttcgtttgtgcattgggatCTCTTAAGGGGAATTTTGggggggtagaaaggagggaggggtttactatagaaccctatgggattttattttcaaaaattttcaaatgaatataacttaaaaactgtaagtgatagatacatgcagtcttcagaaatgattataggacaataaaacaaatcacatgaaatatagggggaatCCCTGGGGAGTCATACCCAccctttcaatttgagaatatgcttttgtcttgtaaacggtccagatcccgacccctaaaccatatatattcttgaatgggaccataaaacaaatcaaatgaaattaaaaggaggcccggggggtcatccccaccccgttcaatttgaaaatgtgctaatatcttgtaaacggtccagatccccacccctaaaccatatatattcttgtaggggacaataaaacaaatgaaataaaataaaagggaagtccctagggggtcaccccacctcCTCTTGTTTGAAACGttttgtaaacggtccagatccccaccctaaaccataaATATTCTTGAATTGgaccataaaacaaatcaaataaaattaaaaggagGTCCCCGgtggtcatccccaccccgttcaatttgaaaatgtgctattatcttgtaaacggtccagatccccacccctaaaccatatatattcgtGTATGGGACCATAAAACTAtcacatgaaattaaatggaagttcctgggggtcacccccatcccgttcaatttgagaatgtactattatcttgtaaacagtccaaatccccacccctaaaccatatatattcttgtaggggacaataaaacaaatgaaatgaaataaaagggaagtccctagggggtcaccccaccccctcttgtttgaaaacttataaacgatcaacatccccacccctaaactatatatattcttgtatgggacaataatgctaatcaaatgaaattaaagggaagtgcCTGGGGTcgtccccaccccgttcaattttagaatgtgctataATCTTGtaaagccatatatattcttgtatgggacaaaaaatcaaatcaaatgaacatgggacca
The window above is part of the Mytilus galloprovincialis chromosome 4, xbMytGall1.hap1.1, whole genome shotgun sequence genome. Proteins encoded here:
- the LOC143071437 gene encoding sacsin-like isoform X2 codes for the protein MEPNDDDDSSDGSGDDGPIYSSMKQPPLIKQLKKILDEYPDDGQILKEIIQNAEDAEASEMKVLFDGRSVNDDSVEQKPFTKYFKGPALCVYNNAQFTKEDWEGIQMINSSVKEFDSVKIGRYGLGFKSVFHITDYPMIISKNKMLILDPHQTTPERVCILMKLKKLDRYTEMDILDCLSALEGIFGFSKDTLKSGKFTGTFFRFPLRSKPTLLSDNVYDEAKIGDLFRAFQSEASVELLFLKCLERIELYTKNVSELPSGEDLPIFTVNISDSYIHDVRKKRKQLYEFMKSVGNSLAEKSFMTSYNMKIKMKELNEQHTENEWYVMHFYKGGDMSKELKTLSQDETLSYSPYVSLGLPLFHDPEFKGHVFCLMPLPLQNESLTGFPVHVNGYFALTQNRRHVKWPTADQTKNKAHMDKTIRWNKCLVIEVLAEAYQMLINETIKMSNSNNNVRDKLQITYICIPDHRRITNDWAIILNPLYSRLLQTAFLYTENNGGNWIKSEDAVYNIFNEDTPEDVEETIVRLVDRYNINLVNVPEHVTSMIRHRDHSVQKLTPKFILNFLKTDAKYKKMTINEKLDILHFILSARKSLSLVGLELLPLQNGSFTLFGNRGRDKRIIVCQEEMELFPGQEDVFCKHGLQTELYRLLVQMAENNEYQLCTMQDLSTDDIATLLLGTIRKYNGKTTDHALPWKTSTSTVAGKKWLTNVWKFLQSYDIDDFCNLHLLPSCSQGKDFLYKLSTKVLLKTYHGYTDLPDAVCKALSYLSIVTVDTLPKSIINHDDINKIIYFPTVENVFNMLEDVTLQRNSGQAIQKFNKTCTEKERTEFAKYIATSSYFSSNVTKFISKLQIFKEKNSGRSVSSSEVNVMAETEELPIKYQKESLVYSGHFHKALLNLQVPTRGMEEVVIDIMDRLQRGSIYSHNEMNLMMKFVMNKFKTFENQLQILDIARNIKFVTNGRGEMKKAKELFDPEDADLKWIIIDQARFPNMTKCPITLKQVRKLGLKTGCEVNANDILECAKYIESKPNEDAQDRRSSQLFDFLQKNPQLLRSITGQTNLSEKLMNVHFIKPSCRMENFPDMLPWFESSFSFCKPSELIHHQFVLLIGSVQPVIQKDVTPELCRVFSWKKTPTIKSVIEQLFIIIRLYEDKYKPHLLPLINQIYNFLSVNYSRASEVTPLKSEKWIWTGFGFEPSCNIVIEIKDSDILLQPYLFSLPPEFRTPKLIQFFSRMNCVNCQDTDLLLRVLQMIQDKYEGGYQNERESKSDLHLCMKILNSLKECDDIDEKVLIPVHTYTAGRVILKPANECNYCNDDWLKGAAEEDGDEIYYVHPDISHDTAVKLGVPSLTDKLLEDTEGIEEWGQTEPLTRRIKNLIKDYKDGLSVPKEIVQNADDAGATKVTFMYDERENKQFRTKLLDCNMAKCQGPALWAYNDATFSQKDFENITKLSGATKEDDSSKIGKFGLGFCSVYNLTEVPSFVSGNQIVIFDPHTTYLGSALRNKNQPGIKIDTRTNQSVLKRMKSQFEPYNEVFGCNLNPEKGNMQLNGTLFRFPLRTEEQARAPSEISDKVYNRKEMVELIEIFVKACGNLLLFTQNVNEIEFYHLPATKTDPREAVLLYSAHRQLKHTIEKPFGKSIYTGNEITVLRDMAESLRVAKRNRHHELMTISKSILQEILINADNNLKELDITGYSSKSTWLVTWASGVERSKMMALNSRKKGVLPLGSVACLLEKQDEDTYSTSSLEKSPFGFYQNSHLFCYLPLPVESKFPVHINGSFAVSSDRRRLSCKTTDDKDSFDSEWNEALISDAICRAYITFLEHLPNLTIDPNEHYFKQWPVEDMEQGIFALLKESFYRTISDTLKQPVVFRRGDKSVCLNRSKFLDPVLMEAEFSEKAFQMCIEHFENDEITIIRLQKNIGNCFKNYGCDSAFKERILSVVSFYSVVVFPFLTSSNRDSSTNDQLILFALDVCRRSEDLFHLMKSTCCIPTAPNRRFRCPNETIDKHGLLGPLFEVNDERFVDLTYVRYDTQERLDALYKLGMITGELSDKMVIDRAHSIQSLANTDLTRALDRSRKFVSYIYKHRENIMTNEKLLTELQAIKFLPVKRRPRHWNIIWGGEKLDSTEQGCSKNENECIPLLFECPTNLHAESILELVCSLEPVLDRSSLPYGIDNKFIKELGVIEEDGVDLKTILENLKTICQCFDEKGPVADELDILDKTTMKIYKYLDKTFKQNAYDDEQLEEILQVAAAYSGEKLILLNGQFIQPCQLFLDLSEDCSPYLYGLNTAVHLRTLKGFMTLLGIHEQCSVEATMQVLSSVQERNESNDMSEDAVRVYVKLLRVLVQANVREQLPKQHFQSLYIPDTKGVLTHVSKLCVDEVNITSLGRMKFTHPSISFDIAFALGINSKREQKIEECSRPIEMFSKDFGQHEELITRIKRILSGYPCDAGVLKELLQNADDAKASEVHIVIDYNNHETDNLFSDSWKPLQGPAILIYNDSSFSEADIRGIQKLGIGSKGEDPTKTGQYGVGFNAVYHLTDVPSFLTKGDNVETGEILCMMDPHCQFVPKATPESPGRQYFQTEILKTDYPNVFKCYYEDLIMKEHGTIFRLPLRTSTLAATSKISAKDINESFIRHLIENFQEEMSEILLFVNYVKTVRLSEIVDGKLKEKCAVTVEMTESDEANRRRFYKELHSCSYKIGQTKDPDCIEMSEVKYKISVNDTFGEKKNWMIVRRIGFPTHSPESVLEAYRQDELGVLPRGGVAVLLPIEDKVIPSKGRAFCFLPLPLDTGMPVHINGHFVLDHEARRNLWTEEKEGYRSAWNKTLLKNVIAPAYASALHLVKDNLGLQEGTLMTEKEVTKLNDVYHTFWPEVCKASNEYFKFLAESIYQWIFQNEESLFLSYKYMKEAEVEVKFYPLICSEMVFPCVFNTLTEGTMPSASIELISNVSQNIGERVVSLQRNVQKLEDETKRQTSMHTLVRLLKDLGIKLLDSPKAILNSLKASEVKITEISPDFLIYFLKSFDSENADKCHIGNIREAIERTTLRSVENLVTCIKYCQQSQTFEDEIEGLPLCLTNDCIL